Part of the Leptotrichia massiliensis genome, GCAATCCCTTACGGCGAAACCCGTTCCTACAAGGACATCGCAGTTGCAATTAATAACGAAAAAGCAGTTCGTGCTGTCGGAATGGCAAATAATCGAAATAAAATCTCAATTTTTATTCCCTGCCATCGTGTAATTGGTATGAATGGAAAGTTAGTCGGATATGGTGGAGGACTCCATATAAAAGAGTTTTTATTGGAACTGGAAGGTATTAAAATAAAATAATTTAAGAAAATTATATTGTAATTTAGGTATAATTTTATTTTTCATTAAATTTTCTACAGAAATATAAAAAACAATTTGTATTCCAATTTAAAATATTGTATAATAGAAATATAAAAAAACACAAATAGTCAATACATAAAACGGAATAAATATATTTAATATACATATTTAAAACATAAGGAGATGATATGCAATGTTTAAAAAAATTTTATTAATGGTTATACTTGCTATGTCTGTCGTGGGGTGTGAGCTACTAAGTCCAAGTTACTGGAACGATGTAAATCAATCTAGAAGAGAAGAAGGCAGAAAATGTTATAGAAGGGCTAGTGGAACATTCTACTGCGAAGACAGGTACGGAAACAGGGTTTACTAGCTATATGTAAATATATGCAGAGGGATAATGATGGTCAGGAAAGAAGGAAATATATGTTCAAGGCAGGGGCTTCCCATACAGGGGAATGCTTTCCCGCCTTTTTTTGATAAATATTTTATTTCTATTCTATCCCAGTTCAATTTCTTCATTAATTTTCTGATGAAAATCAATTTTGTTTTCAACATTAATAACATTAACTAATCATCTGTTTGACATATATTTTTTATAAAGCTATCTATTTTGTCTATTATTCACTTCTTTTATCGTTTTCTGTATGAATGATATTTTTTATTCTAATAGGGACAATTTCATACCCATATAGAGCAATTTCCTCTGTGAGAATTTTTTTAATACAAATTGCAGTTAATAAAATATTTTCGTTGATTTTTATTATTTTTTATGTTAAAATTTTATTAACAAAAATAACAAGAAAGGGTGTGAATTTTATGATAACCGTTTCTATAAATGCTCATCCTGACATAGAAGACAAAATAAACAACTATGTTAAGGAAAACAATATCAGTTTAAACCAAGTAATGTTAGATTTAATTCTTGAAAAAATCGAAGATGAAGAGGACTACAAATTGGCTGTTGAAGCTTATGAAGAAGAAAAAGACAACAGAGAAAATTGGATTAGTCACGAAGATTTAATAAAAAAATTAGGGTTGGAAAATGAAATATAAAGTTATCATCAGACAAAAAGCTGAAAAACAATTAAATAAGCAAAATTTCGTTAAAGGAAAAATAACTAAATACGAATGTATTTCTTTCGCCATAATAATTATAAACTAATCCGTCGGAGCATTTTTCTGTGCTGGCAAAACTGTTTGAGCATAGCGAGTTTTTTGTCAGTGCAGAAAAATGTCGTAGACTAGCCATAGGTTGTAGGATTTGCGGCAATGAGCAATCCTACGAAAATAAAAAAGAAAAAACATAGTAATATGAAAAAATATTTATTAATCAAAATATCTAAAAAATAATAAAAAACAATGTAGTTGAATGATTATAAATTAGATATCAAACAACCTTCTTATAAAAATTTATTCTCATTTTTAAACGGGGAATAGTATCAAATAGATAAAAGGGATAAAATTTATATTTAGAATTATTTCTAAATTTATTGGGTTAATTGAGAATTGAAAATGATAAAAACTGTCTGATACTCTATTTTTAAGAATAAAAGACAGTTTTTTACTTTATTATTTTCTATTTTTCAACTTACTTATTTCATATAATGAAAGTGCATAAATCTCTGTTATTTTCTCTAAATCTGATAAATCAAGCCACTCATCAGGTAAATGTGCTATATCCTTCTGACCTGGAAAACTTGGTCCATATGCAATAATATTAGGAATTATCTTTGCATAAGTTCCTCCTGTCGTTGTGACAGGTTCTGCATTAAAGCCTGTAACATAATTATATACCTTCTGTAAAGTCTGCACATATTCAGAACTTTTATCATATAGAACTGGATTCCAGTTGGAAATTTCCTCCAGCTCCGTTCCCTCCGTCAAATTACTTCTGATTAAATCCATAAGCTGCTCTTTTTTGCATATTGCAGGATAACTCATTACAAATTCAAAAAAATGTCTGTTTTCAGCAATTCCAAATCTGTACCCTCTTAATATCATTTCTCCGAAATTATCATCCTTAAAGTTTATTTTTAATTTTATACCATTATTAGGTGCCGATAAAATATATCCATTTACAAATTCATATAATTTCTCTAAATCCTTCATTTCAGAATATATTCTTACCTTAAGTCTTCCTCTTTCTCCATACACAACTGGCCATTTACAGTCAGGAGTCCAGCCAAAAACAGGGGCTTTTTCCTTTGTCAGATAATGTTTTATACACGCAAATCCTGTTTCTTCATTTGTTCCGAAAACTATTCTTACAGGAACATCAAATTTTATTCCTAATTTTTTCAGAATATGGAGTGCAAAAAGATTTGATAGAATTGGACCCTTATTATCAAGAACACCCCTTCCGTATATGCGATTATTTTCTATTTCTCCATCCAATGGAGAGTACTTCCACCCTTCACCAAGAGGAACAACATCTACATGTCCAAAAATACCTATATATTCCTGATACTTCCTTATTTCTTCCGGTACATATTCTGCATAACCTATTTTATTATCTATATTCGCTGTATTAAATCCCAGTTTTTCTGATATTTCCAGAGCTTTATACAGTGCCTCAGCAGGCCCTTTTCCAAATGGAGCATTTTCTTCAGGTTCCGTCTGAATACTGTAAATAGAAACTAATTCCCGTATTGTCTCTATTAATTCTGGCTGTATTTTTTTCACTTCTTCTTTTATTTTCAATATTATTTTCTCATCGGAAATATTACTGTTTTTATCATATTTTTTATTATCATCCGTATTTTTATCCATTTTCTACCTGCCTTACTTTTCTATAAGAGGTTTAGTTCTTTCATTGATATACTCCTGTAGCCACTCTTCAGTCGCTTCTTCATGTATCATTTCATCGCCTTTTCTTTTTGTCCTGTATACTTTTACAGGATTCTTTTCATTTCCTGCAACAAAAGAAAAATTTTCAATATTTGTAGCCACTCCCCATTCCCCTTTGTTATTCATGGCAATTACAGAAATATCTCCCGCTTTTCCTCTTTTTTTTATCAATTTCTTCTCAAAAGTGAAGACAGCTTTTTCACATGCTTTCTGAGGAGAAAGACCACTTTCCATAAGTTTTACTATCTCATATGAAATTATCCCCTTCATTATATCTTCTCCAAGTCCTGTTGCACTTGCTCCTCCAATCTCACTGTCAGCATAGAGTCCTGAACCGATTACAGGCGAATCTCCCACTCTTCCTTTCTTTTTCATGAAAAGTCCGCTTGTAGAAGTTCCTGCAACTATATTTTCTTCTTTATCAAGGCACACCATACCAACCGTATCATGTCCTGAATAGGGCTTTATTTCTATTTCTTTTATATGTTCCATATCCTTCAATCTGTTTCTGTAATGTATTTTTGCCCTTTCTGTAAGCATATTTTTTCTTTCAAAACCTCTTTTATGTGCATATTTTTCTGCACCTTCACTTACTAACATGCTGTTTTCATTTAAATAACTTAAATCCTTAGCGACAGATATAGGATTGGCAAAGTCTTTAATGGCACAGACTGCACCAAAATTAAAGTTGCTTCCATCCATGTACGCCGCATCCAGTTCCACTTCCATTTCTTCATTTGGAAGTCCGCCATAACCTACAGATTTATAAAAAGGAAAATCTTCAACATTTTTTATTGCAGTTTCTATCGCCTCTCCCGCTTTTCCATCATTTTTCAGTATTTCCGAGGCTTCTTTGACACCATCATGTGCCATGCACCATGTTGCAATTATTCCCCACATCTTTTTACCTCCTCAAGTTTTTTCATCTTATTCACTGTAATTATAGTTTTCCTTCAGTATTCTGTCATACTTTTCAGCAGTCAGATCTTCTATTATCAGTTTCAGCAGTTTTAATGTTGAGATAATATCGTCCTTATGTACGACTCCAAGATGAGTATGCATGTATCTCATAGGTATAGATAAAGTTGTTGCAGGTATTCCAGTTCCTGACTTATGAATATTTCCTGCATCAGTCCCACCATCTGTAAAACAGCTCAGCTGATAAGGAATGTCATTCTTTCTGCATAGATTTTCAATATAAATAAGCAGCCCTCTGTTCATTATGGTCATTGAATCAATAACATTAATAGCTACTCCTTTTCCAAGCTTTATATTGTTTTTATTCAAGGGGGTATCCCCTGCCAAAGTAGTATCTACAGCTATTGCCAGGTCAGGAAATACTTTATGTGCTGTTGTTCTTGCACCTCTTAGCCCAACTTCCTCCTGTACTGTTGCCGCGAGAGTAACCTTATTGCCTGTATTTTCTTTTTTCAGCATATTCATAAGCCATATTCCTGTCACTACACTTACACGATTGTCAAAGGATTTCCCTGCAAGGTATCCTTCCTCATTCAGCTCTATCATTTCTCCATACGGACATATCATATCTCCTACTTTTATTCCAAGTTCTTCAATCCGTTTTTTACTGCTGACTCCCATATCAATATACAGTTTATCAATTGGCAATACCTTTTCTCTTTCCTTCTCCTTTATTGAATGGACTGCAGGTCCACCAATAACACCATAATATATATTCTTTTTTTCATTTATAACTGCCACCTTCTGATTAAGCAGAACATGCGACCACATATTTCCTACATTCTGAAAATATAGATATCCCTGCTCATCTATTTCCTTTACGACAAATCCTACTTCATCCATATGAGTGGCTATCATTATGGAAATTCCATCTCCTTCCTTTGTAAAAAGGCAGGATCCAAGACCATCCTGAGAAAATGGAAGGTTGATATGCTTTTTCAATATATCGACAATATCCTCTTCAAATCCTGAAATTGCATAAGTTTCTGTCAGCTCCTTCAAAACTTCCCATTTTATATCAAAATTCATTTTTCTCACCCTTTAAATCCGAATTTTTCTATTTTTTCAGCAGTCAGTTCCTTAATAAACTCTATGATTACATCACTCATATTATTTATATGTTTTACTTTTAACGAATTTAAAAGAGTCTGCTTATGTTTTAAAGGCAGTACAAGTACAACTGTCGGAGTTCCCTCCAATGACTTATGGATAAAAGAACCGTCTGTTGCTTCCAGCTGAACATGCCCTTCAGGAATATATCCTTTTTTCTGTGCAGCTTCATAAAATTCCTGTTTTAACATTTGATTTGGAAGCATTGACTTATCAAAGCTACGAATATATATGGCATTTTCTTTGGACTCTTTTACATATGCTGCATCAATAACTATAGCTATATCAGGTTTTACAGCAGTTGTCGCCGTTATTGCTCCACGCTGACCTGTTACCGAATGGGAGATTCCTCCTATTGCAACATCAAATGGGGGATTTTCCTTGCTTTCTTCCAGTTTATCCAGAATAGTAAGGCCAACCTCAAGTCCTGCCCTGTTAGAAAGATTTTTAGAAAGTATTTCTCCTTCTGGAAGGCATAAAGTTGGGACATCAAGTAAAAAAATATCTCCAATCTGAATTCCTGCCTTTAAAACTTCCTCTTTACTTCCATATCCTGTATCGAGTAAAAGTTCATTTTCATTTTTTACTATAAATCCTGTATATTCTTCGTGTCTTCTATTAAGTACTTTTACTGTTCTCTGCTCAAACAGATTCTTTTCATAAACTCCTATTGTTAAAAATTCCATCAATCCATCTTCCCTGATGTCTGAAATCATTCCTCCACTTTCATCCATGTTGGAACTTATCATTATTTTATATGATGAATCGTTTCCTTTTTTAAGACCAAAAACAGAACCAAGTCTATCTTTTATTATTGAAAGATTTCTTTTTTTATATTCATTGTACAAAAAATCATGTACTTCCTTTTCATCCCCTGAAACTCCCTTTAATTGACATAATTCCTCTAATCTCATACCTACTCCATTTCTTTTATTTATATATGTAATCACTTACTTCAGATAAATCCGCTCCATCATAAACTTTTTTAATCACTTTTGCCATATTCTGAAGTGATTCACGTAATCCTACTCCACCTTTTTTTGGCATTTTTATCATTACCAGATTATTTTTATATTT contains:
- a CDS encoding DUF6290 family protein, translated to MITVSINAHPDIEDKINNYVKENNISLNQVMLDLILEKIEDEEDYKLAVEAYEEEKDNRENWISHEDLIKKLGLENEI
- a CDS encoding Sapep family Mn(2+)-dependent dipeptidase; this translates as MDKNTDDNKKYDKNSNISDEKIILKIKEEVKKIQPELIETIRELVSIYSIQTEPEENAPFGKGPAEALYKALEISEKLGFNTANIDNKIGYAEYVPEEIRKYQEYIGIFGHVDVVPLGEGWKYSPLDGEIENNRIYGRGVLDNKGPILSNLFALHILKKLGIKFDVPVRIVFGTNEETGFACIKHYLTKEKAPVFGWTPDCKWPVVYGERGRLKVRIYSEMKDLEKLYEFVNGYILSAPNNGIKLKINFKDDNFGEMILRGYRFGIAENRHFFEFVMSYPAICKKEQLMDLIRSNLTEGTELEEISNWNPVLYDKSSEYVQTLQKVYNYVTGFNAEPVTTTGGTYAKIIPNIIAYGPSFPGQKDIAHLPDEWLDLSDLEKITEIYALSLYEISKLKNRK
- a CDS encoding N(4)-(beta-N-acetylglucosaminyl)-L-asparaginase, which produces MWGIIATWCMAHDGVKEASEILKNDGKAGEAIETAIKNVEDFPFYKSVGYGGLPNEEMEVELDAAYMDGSNFNFGAVCAIKDFANPISVAKDLSYLNENSMLVSEGAEKYAHKRGFERKNMLTERAKIHYRNRLKDMEHIKEIEIKPYSGHDTVGMVCLDKEENIVAGTSTSGLFMKKKGRVGDSPVIGSGLYADSEIGGASATGLGEDIMKGIISYEIVKLMESGLSPQKACEKAVFTFEKKLIKKRGKAGDISVIAMNNKGEWGVATNIENFSFVAGNEKNPVKVYRTKRKGDEMIHEEATEEWLQEYINERTKPLIEK
- a CDS encoding M42 family metallopeptidase, giving the protein MNFDIKWEVLKELTETYAISGFEEDIVDILKKHINLPFSQDGLGSCLFTKEGDGISIMIATHMDEVGFVVKEIDEQGYLYFQNVGNMWSHVLLNQKVAVINEKKNIYYGVIGGPAVHSIKEKEREKVLPIDKLYIDMGVSSKKRIEELGIKVGDMICPYGEMIELNEEGYLAGKSFDNRVSVVTGIWLMNMLKKENTGNKVTLAATVQEEVGLRGARTTAHKVFPDLAIAVDTTLAGDTPLNKNNIKLGKGVAINVIDSMTIMNRGLLIYIENLCRKNDIPYQLSCFTDGGTDAGNIHKSGTGIPATTLSIPMRYMHTHLGVVHKDDIISTLKLLKLIIEDLTAEKYDRILKENYNYSE